The genomic interval AGATGTATTCATTGCAATGTCACTTGAGTCTGTACCAGTGAGTTGGTTCACCAATGACAAGACATAGTCTTCAGCTTTCTTTGGAGCCAAATCATGGGCTACATTTTGTTCTAACAACTCAACATTATTGCCAGTTAATTCTAGCATGATTGCATACATACGTTTTTTGAATGCTGGATATCGTAAAAAATAATAACTGGTAAAAGTTGGGAAGTTCAGCTTTACAACAGCTTGTTGAGGATTATTCagaattaagatttttttaagaGACTCATAAATTTCATTGGGTTGTAAGGTTAAAATACCCtttgattccaaaagattttgaATGTGACTTTGATTTTGTAATACTCCAAGATTCAAGGCACCCCAGTTGATGGATTGTGCTGACAACCCACAGTTTCTTCTGTAATGGCAGAAAAGATCCAAGAAGGAATTGGCAGCAGCATAGTTTGCTTGCACTGAATTTCCCAGAAAGGAAGCAACTGATGAATAGCACACAAAATAGTCAAGCTCTTGCCCTTGAGAAGCACAATGAAGATTGATGGCTCCAGCAACCTTTGGACTTAAAACTTTCTCAAATGCACTGACATTCAAAGCTTCCATGACTCCATCATGCAAAACCATAGCGCTGTGAAATATACCTTTAATTGGACAGTTTGGAAAAATTTTCCTGATTGAACTCAtagctctctcaacctcaggctTAAAGATGACGTTGCACTGCAAACTGACTATTCTGCTCCATTCATTCTGGTTCTGTAGATTACTTATTTCTTTTTGCTTCTCAAGACTGGGCTTTCTTCTGGAAAGAATCACAATGCAACCTCCTCCGTTTTGAGCAATAAACCTCACAGTTTCGAAGCCGAGCCCAGTGAGCCCCCCTGTGACAATGTAAACAGCATTTTGCTTAAACATTTTCCTCTTTGACTCATACATTGGTATGTCAGAAATACAGGTCTTGTGTGCATCGCCTTTCAGCACAGCAAGTGAGACAGACTTGCAGGCAAATGTGGATGATGTTGCAGTGTCTGTCCTCTCACTGTTCTCCGCATGCTGAAAAATGGAGCAAGGCATATTCTTAAATTGCTTCAGTTGTATTGATTTCAGCCAGTTAGAGAAAGCCTTCTGGGAATGTTTCAAAGATGCCTTCTGGAAAATGGTGGCAAGACTGAGAACATTAATTTTAAAGCTTTCATGATCACTTCCAATCAAAGATCTTAAGCATTCAGAATGGCAGTTGTCCTGTATGACGACAACATCCTGGAGATGTGAGAGATGAAGTAAAATATCTTTGGGTAATCTTTCTAGAGGAGGCAGAAAAACAAGTGCATTACAGTGAGCTACATGTTCCTCCAGGCTACTGTCAAGTATGGTGCACACTATTTTCCAGCCTGCTTCCTGAGCTGAGTGTGTAAGTACTTTGCACAACACTGACTCTGGTTCAGTAGAAATAATACCTAAAGACCCATTCTGTTTGCTTTTTGGTAGCATCAGATGCACAATTTCCCATGCTATTCTGAAAAAAGACATACAGGGTACCATTTCAAAACATTGGAATTTTCGGGTATTAAAACATACTGTTTCTGGAATAATGACTTTTGAAGATGCAGCCACTGGATAGCATGAAACAACATGGTCTCCCACTTTGAGCTTTTTTACTTCAGTGCCTGTTGCAACCACTGTCCCACTGTAGTCCAAAGCCAAGAGTTTATACTTGTCAACTGTTTGTGAATTCCAGTATAATGTTTTTCCAAAGTTACTGCTGCAAGCACTAACAGGATAATAGTCTTCAGTGtggatatttattttttcaattttcaGTTCCACACTGTGATTATCAAGAGGAAAATTAGTATCATCAGCCAGCTCAGCAAATATATCTCTTGCCTCATTAGGCTCACATGTATAAAGACTGAATGGCTCCAGCTCAGAGTTATGATGAATAGACTGGGAAGGATTATTGTAAATTGTATCTTTAACCTGAGTGCGCCTGATTTCAGAAGTGTAAATGTTCCCCTGATTAATCCAGACTTCAGGATAGAGTTCTGCTTTGTATCCTCCTAAGACATCTACTAAAGCTAAGATGTCCACTGTACTTGTTGAGCTGATATCAATCATCTGAAAAGTAATGCCAGTAGTTTCAAGCATGCAACATCGGGCCATGCCATACAAAGCAAAGCCAGGGTTAATGTGGTCTACATTGTTGTCTACAGTCCTGTAAGTGATTATCTTGACGGAAGACTGACTGTTGTTCTTCTCTTTCAATGCAATAATAAGCTGACGGAAAGCTTCACAGCACTTCGATAAACTCGCAACAATGGTATCTGGGTTTCTTTCATTCAGTCTTTGAATTCCCCACATGAACAAAACATCACTGTACTCTTGTACTTCTAGTTTAACTCTATCCCAAGAAGGTGATTCTGAGCTCTGGCATTCCAATAATTTGTCCCACTCTTCATACATCAGAAAGTTAGAATTTTTATGCAAGTATTTTTTGAGCTGTTGATGGACTCCAATCTTGTCAGCAAACACTGTAAATCTAAGTGCTTCTCCTGAGGTTTGGATCACTGGGGAGTGTTCAGtctctttccatttattttcaaaGAGCAAGTTATTTTCATTCCTGAAAGTTTCCTTAATGACAGTTATCCCAACACGTTTCATCTCAGCCAAAACAAAGCCATGTTTATCTGTGAAGCATCCGCAAAATTCGAAGTAGTTCTCAGCAGATTTGTTTACCTTCAAATATATCATCATTTCTTCCTCTAAAGGTCGAACAATGACAAAACTGTTTATGTTTGATGGAAACCCTATGACATTTTTGCAAGTCTTTAGAGTCAGAAGTCCTGTCATATGCAGAAAACAGTCTAAGAGCACTGGATGGATAAAATACTCATGCATTTCTTCCCTGGTTTGTTTGTTCACTTTAATAATGGTGATGGCTTCCTTCAGTTCTTCAGAATAAAACACATCACTTAGTTGCTTTAATACTGAACCATAGTGAAATCCAGAATGATAGAGTGTTTCATATATTTCATCCTTGCTGACAAATGTTTTACATCGCTGAAAAATATCTTTGTATGAAATGCTCTTTTCTTCAAGACAGACTTCTGGATTCTGTTTGATTCGTCCTAATGCAAAAACTGCATCTGATGAGGAGGACAGTATTTTGaaatctcttccttctttttgtgAGTCCAGCTTTACTTTTAAATCAAGAAAACCTTCATTTAAAACACAAGGTGAGGTGAACTTAATGCTTAGCTGATATAAATTTGCAGGCACTTTTGGTCTTGAGACAGTCAGCACAGCAGCCAGAGCAAGTTCCACAAAAAAAAGCACCAGGAACTAGAGCAATGCCATTGTGCTTGTGCTCATACAGATAAGGTGTTAGTGCCTGAGAAACAGAGCACCTGAATTCAGTGTTATCATTGCTAACATTGTGGATTAACAGATGGTTTAAGTTTGCAGCTGTTGCAGTTGTCTGTCTGACCATGTTATTAAATGAGAGGAGTTTCTTATGATCAAATTGATACCTGGGGTACGGTGCTGGTATTCCCTGATAGCCCTCAAAGATATGTTCCCAATTTGGATTCAACCCCAATTCAAAAAGGCCTTTTACAAGATTGAGAAGTGTCTCATGCTCTTTGAAAATTTGCAAAGAAGGAAACACTTTGGTCTGAATTCCTAAGATTTCTTGAATGTACCTCTGCAATGCTCTTTGTGGTCCTATTTCTACAAATGCAATATTGTCCTTGTCTTTTGCTAAAGCCATTATGGCCTCTGTAAAACAAACTGGTTCTCGAGCCTGTTTGGCCCAGTATTTGCCAGTGACAAAGTCATCATCTGAAACAGTCTTCCCTGTTGTTGTTGAAATCAAGTCAATTTCTGCCTTCCCTTTTTTTAATTCTGGCAAACTTGCTGCCAATTCTGTTAGTATTGTATCCATCATGTGGCTGTGATAGGCAACTGGAACATTTAGAGCTTGAAGAAATATGTTTCTTCTATTAAAGTGCTCAGCTAGATGCTTCTGAAGACCATCAATGGCATCTGCATCCCCAGACAATGTACAAGACTGAGGACTGTTAAATGCTGCCACACAGACTTTCCCTGAGTATGCTCCAAGAGCTGTTGACACTTCTTGAACAGGGACATTCCCAACAACCAGCATTCTGCCGCCAGTGACTTTAGCCTGTAGCCTGCTCCGGTGATGGATGACTTTGACAGCATCTTCCAGGGAAATCAATCCAGCACAATGGGCAGCAGCCACTTCTCCAACTGAATGTCCGACAGCTGCAATTGGCCTTATTCCCCAATATTGCAGAAGCGTAAACAAGGCCACCTGCAATGTAAAGATTAAAGGCTGGGCAATGTCTGGCTTTGACAAATCCTCCTGGTCACTTTCAGTTAATCTGAAAATATCGAAAGTGGAATATTTCTGAAACATTGCTTGTATTTCATTATATTTGTCACTGAACACCGGTTCTGATTTCAACAAAGTTTCAGATACTCCTTTCAAATTCAGGCCGTTTCCAGAGAACACAAAAATCAACTGAAGAGGCTTCTTTGCAGGAACAGTTTCTATTTCAGCCCCAGAACAAAGTTCTTGTTCTAACTGCTGGAGAGAGGACACCACAAATGCTTTTCTGTACTTGTAGTTAACATGACTTCTTCTGCACGCAGAAGTGTAGGCCAGATTTGATAGTGCCACGCTGTCACTTGTTTTCAAATATCTAGCTGTGTCTTCCATTGTCAGTTTGAGAGAATTGCCTGAGGCTGCAGAGATAGGAATTAATTCTACAGGACGTTTGACTGAAGGAAGAACTTGGGTTTGTTTAAATTGTCTGACAACCACATGGGCATTGGTTCCTCCGACTCCAAAAGAGTTAACTCCAGCTATTCTTCCAGATTCACTGGGCTCATCCCATTTCTCCACTGTAGTTGGAACGGAGAGATTTAATTTCTTTGTATTTATGCTGCTGTTGCTTTCTGAAAAGTGCAGTGATGGAACAATCTTTCCATGGTGCATCATCAGAAGTACTTTGATTAAGCCTGCTGCCCCAGCGGCAGACTCTGTGTGTCCAATGTTCCCTTTAACAGAGCCAATCTTGAGAAGAGGCAAGTTAGCAGCCCTCATTTTACCAATGACATTGCCTATACTTTCTGCTTCAACAGGATCTCCTGCAGGGGTTCCTGTCCCATGTGCTTCAATGTATTGTATCATGGATGGATTAACATGAGCAGGATAAATGCTGAGTAGCAAATTCTCTTGCTGCTGCTGAGATGGTCTGGTGATTGGAGTGACAGATCTTCCATTATGATTGATGGTACTCATGCTGATAACACCCCAAATTTTGCTGAAATCTTGCTGTGCCTGTttggggagaaggaaaaagaggacataTTTATTAAGACTACCAAAAAAAGGAGACTGTTTTCAGCAATAATTTATATTGTATGAACAATTATATCACATTTTCATGAAGAATCAATTTGAAAATTTATGAGTGGAATGTACATTAAATAGGGCATACTCATCTTGTGTCTTTCACAGAGCTCATGAAATAAGAGTCAAGAGCAGTATAAGTCAAACAAATTCAATTCTGCTTCCTTACCTTCTTTAAGGGTTTCAGTAAAAGAACTCCACAGCCCTCTCCTCTTCCGTAGCCATCACCTTTTGTAGAAAAGGGTTTGCTGACTCCTTCTGGTGAGATTAATTTCGCTTTACTAAGAGGTATGAAAACTCGGGGTTCTATGATACAGTTAACTGCCCCACAAAGAGCAGCTTCACAATCTCCTGTGGGGGAAAAGAACATTTGCTGGGGTCACTGTTAGGCTCAGTATTTGGctttctgtaaaaaaataaataaatcaggctttctattattttaaaaaatgtatttcactTATTAAACACAATCAAgaatcttcttcctctgaaatcatGGTTGATTATCTATGTCCTGCAGACTCACGTTTCTGGAGCCACTTCTTGAGTTTCTATCAGCTCATACACCACTTGTTTACTGGAATCTATAGTTATCATGAAATATCTTCAAATTAAAAGATACTGCTCTGTCTGACTTGCCATTTTtttatgagagagaaaaaacccaaAGCTAGTTAGGAGCAAAATGCCTTCTTGTGTTGCCTAAAGGTGAAAAGAAAGGGAACCTCCACAATCTGAGCATCACAATAGAAAATTACTGTATATCTGGCATTCTAACCAGATATACCTCTGAGAGAGACAGGATACAGAGATGGGTCTCAGATATGAAACATATCAGGACCATATGGGAGGAAATGCTTCTTTGGATAGTGTGACCCCGTAccgtttagggctttataggcaagAACTGGAGCTTTAAATTGTGTCTAGAGTTGAGCTGAGAGGCAAACAGTACGTACATAATATGTCTAGTAAAGCAGGATCCAGGAGCCACTTTTGGCACCACACGTTGTATTAGCTGATAGCTCTGATGTAAGAGCCTCATGCACAGTTTTATTTTGGAGTTTATACACCATGCATGCTTTGCCACTTTCATGCACTCTGTATCTGTGGCAGTTTCATTGTCTTTTCATAGTATGCAGTTAcaacactttgataccactttaaatgccttgactgcatcctatggaagctTTGGATGGAAGCTTGGGGAGGCACTGAAGCAatggctgaatatctcacaaaactacaactggagccatgagagttataGTGGTCTTGGTGCTACAACCTTGTATCATGAAACAGCCTAATGGAGGTAAAGGTCATATAAACCACCTTGAGTTCATCAGCAAAAAGACAGGGTATAATCAAATTCAAAGAACAAGTCTTAGGCAATTTCATTAGTCTACCTTGTTTAATTGCTTGCAAAGCGAAGTGTAAAGCATAATGAAATGAGGAACAGGCTGTGTCAATGGCAATTGATGGGCCAGTCAGATTAAATGTATATGAAATCCGGTTTGCAGCTATGCTCATTGCTGCCCCAGTGGCATCATAATGACTAATTTCAGAGGTGCTTCTGATGCTTCTTAGCAAATAGTCTCGATTCATCATTCCTGTGCAAAGAATAGATGACATATGAGGAAGTGATTAAGAAATACAGCATGTTTCAATTTGCATAATTAACATGCAGATAAGCATAACTAACATACAGATCAACTGACTCGTGTTAACTGAACTTCATCTCTATTCTGTAACtaagggcccaaatagacaggccaaaataaagctgcttcaggtctctttggaggtatgctctttaaatgacacctgcatcttaagaggccagaagttgtgccaaagctgcgctccagtccttagggctggagcgtggctttggcatggcttctgacctcttaaaatACATgttatcatttaaaaagcatacctccaaaaagacccaaagcagttttattttggcctgtcttttcaggccCTAAATTTAGCAAATAATGTACACAAGCTGGTTGTTAGTTGTATAACTCAATGGTTTTAAAAATCCACCCTTAACATATTCCTTTCAAAATACCTATCAGTTCCCATGCCTTTGAAAAATGTCATCTCAGGCATTTGTCTTGATTATAGTTCTACTTGGTGAAATGTTAGCATCAAAACTTCAAGAATTTAAAGGGAAATTGTATCTCTATTAAATTCACTTTCCCCCTATTTTAAATTAGGTGATAGATAATCTTGTTTGTAGTTAACAATGAATTGAGTGACATGACCATGTGTTACGTCTTATCATTACATTTTTCAGTGGATTTTGATGTATTgaagctatttttttaaatacaagtttggtagtgtagtatagtggtttgagttttgaactacaactctggagaccagggtttatttatttctttattttagggttcgattccccactcagccacaaaatccactgggtgcccttgggcaagtcacatgctctcagcctcaggataaggcaatggcaaacctcgtctgaacaaatcttgcctagaaaaccccatggtaagcttgctttagaattgccataaatcagaaatgacttgaaggcacacagcaacacatcATTTAAAGAGGTAGCTGCGTTtcctggcatgacttctttaccagaaaatttggcaccagaaacagaaataacatgaaaacaatatggatttatttatttattagatttatatcccagCATTCttccaaactgggattcaaggcagcttacaattattatttttttaaaggatgcatctaaaacattaattacataCACCATAGAAAAGGGGGATAGTTCAACATGTTTGAACAAACTTTTtaatcaaaactaacaatatgcacatgtgaaatgaagcaaccagtCCAAGGAAGCTTAAGAGTAATaggccaaagaaaacaaaaagcttttgaaccttctagagagtACTTGAAGGCATCTTCAAAAAATGCATCCAattatgactttttctttcactagcctccacttttcttatgatttccgtTTTGGTGACCAAATGTACATATCTATGTtgctgttcatttgtttgttaatATGATGGTGATGGCTGATGAAGCAGTCTTACCTGCTCTCACTTTTTTGATCTCTCTGTTTTGGTGTCTATGAATATTCAGTAAGGGGTTCTAGTGGCAACTGCTATTTACTATGCCTGTTGCAGCCATATTAGCTACAGTAGGATTGACTAGAGTAGAATCGCATTTTTCCCAGGTCGCAGTTTATTAATTATGTACTGCAGCAGATCTGCCAGTGCAATCCAACACCAAGACTATGTTTTTCTCCAGACCTCTTTCAGTACCCTCCCTATGCCAgtactgttaaaaaaaaactgatgaggaagaaaaagggatcTGAACAAGGAAAAAAAGGccttgtaaaaaggaacttcattgtcagaggctttgttaacagaggtacagtggtacctcgggatacgaaatgcgcaggttacgaaatttccgggttacgaaaaaaatccattcaaaaaaactgttccggcttacgaacgttttttcgggttacgaaaaaaattttggtgcttttcggcgctttttcgcacgaaatcgcggcttttccccattagcgcctatgggttttcggcttgcgaaggcttttcggttacgaaagcggcggcggaacgaattaatttcgtaacccgaggtaccactgtatgcttgTACTCTGATATATGACCTATATCACTTCATCATGTCCAGACATAGCACATTTCAATGTTGTTTCAATACATAGTAGGTCCTGATcaggaaataaaattaagaagatttcagccctttcacactatacacacatggattctactttaactgtcataagttcaaaagacactgcagaactaatccagtttgagaccactttttcTGCCCTGacacaatgctaggaaattc from Sceloporus undulatus isolate JIND9_A2432 ecotype Alabama chromosome 6, SceUnd_v1.1, whole genome shotgun sequence carries:
- the LOC121935675 gene encoding LOW QUALITY PROTEIN: hybrid PKS-NRPS synthetase pynA-like (The sequence of the model RefSeq protein was modified relative to this genomic sequence to represent the inferred CDS: deleted 2 bases in 2 codons), with product MMETQDEIAIVGIGCNFPGGEGIDNFWQVLIEGKNYVQEIPLERFDTRDWYDPDNSKPGKTSTRHAALIEEFNAFDNRLFGINDVEAGCMDPQQKLLLECTYRALEDAGVTREDINGSKTGVFIGMMNRDYLLRSIRSTSEISHYDATGAAMSIAANRISYTFNLTGPSIAIDTACSSFHYALHFALQAIKQGDCEAALCGAVNCIIEPRVFIPLSKAKLISPEGVSKPFSTKGDGYGRGEGCGVLLLKPLKKAQQDFSKIWGVISMSTINHNGRSVTPITRPSQQQQENLLLSIYPAHVNPSMIQYIEAHGTGTPAGDPVEAESIGNVIGKMRAANLPLLKIGSVKGNIGHTESAAGAAGLIKVLLMMHHGKIVPSLHFSESNSSINTKKLNLSVPTTVEKWDEPSESGRIAGVNSFGVGGTNAHVVVRQFKQTQVLPSVKRPVELIPISAASGNSLKLTMEDTARYLKTSDSVALSNLAYTSACRRSHVNYKYRKAFVVSSLQQLEQELCSGAEIETVPAKKPLQLIFVFSGNGLNLKGVSETLLKSEPVFSDKYNEIQAMFQKYSTFDIFRLTESDQEDLSKPDIAQPLIFTLQVALFTLLQYWGIRPIAAVGHSVGEVAAAHCAGLISLEDAVKVIHHRSRLQAKVTGGRMLVVGNVPVQEVSTALGAYSGKVCVAAFNSPQSCTLSGDADAIDGLQKHLAEHFNRRNIFLQALNVPVAYHSHMMDTILTELAASLPELKKGKAEIDLISTTTGKTVSDDDFVTGKYWAKQAREPVCFTEAIMALAKDKDNIAFVEIGPQRALQRYIQEILGIQTKVFPSLQIFKEHETLLNLVKGLFELGLNPNWEHIFEGYQGIPAPYPRYQFDHKKLLSFNNMVRQTTATAANLNHLLIHNVSNDNTEFRCSVSQALTPYLYEHKHNGIALVPGAFFVELALAAVLTVSRPKVPANLYQLSIKFTSPCVLNEGFLDLKVKLDSQKEGRDFKILSSSSDAVFALGRIKQNPEVCLEEKSISYKDIFQRCKTFVSKDEIYETLYHSGFHYGSVLKQLSDVFYSEELKEAITIIKVNKQTREEMHEYFIHPVLLDCFLHMTGLLTLKTCKNVIGFPSNINSFVIVRPLEEEMMIYLKVNKSAENYFEFCGCFTDKHGFVLAEMKRVGITVIKETFRNENNLLFENKWKETEHSPVIQTSGEALRFTVFADKIGVHQQLKKYLHKNSNFLMYEEWDKLLECQSSESPSWDRVKLEVQEYSDVLFMWGIQRLNERNPDTIVASLSKCCEAFRQLIIALKEKNNSQSSVKIITYRTVDNNVDHINPGFALYGMARCCMLETTGITFQMIDISSTSTVDILALVDVLGGYKAELYPEVWINQGNIYTSEIRRTQVKDTIYNNPSQSIHHNSELEPFSLYTCEPNEARDIFAELADDTNFPLDNHSVELKIEKINIHTEDYYPVSACSSNFGKTLYWNSQTVDKYKLLALDYSGTVVATGTEVKKLKVGDHVVSCYPVAASSKVIIPETVCFNTRKFQCFEMVPCMSFFRIAWEIVHLMLPKSKQNGSLGIISTEPESVLCKVLTHSAQEAGWKIVCTILDSSLEEHVAHCNALVFLPPLERLPKDILLHLSHLQDVVVIQDNCHSECLRSLIGSDHESFKINVLSLATIFQKASLKHSQKAFSNWLKSIQLKQFKNMPCSIFQHAENSERTDTATSSTFACKSVSLAVLKGDAHKTCISDIPMYESKRKMFKQNAVYIVTGGLTGLGFETVRFIAQNGGGCIVILSRRKPSLEKQKEISNLQNQNEWSRIVSLQCNVIFKPEVERAMSSIRKIFPNCPIKGIFHSAMVLHDGVMEALNVSAFEKVLSPKVAGAINLHCASQGQELDYFVCYSSVASFLGNSVQANYAAANSFLDLFCHYRRNCGLSAQSINWGALNLGVLQNQSHIQNLLESKGILTLQPNEIYESLKKILILNNPQQAVVKLNFPTFTSYYFLRYPAFKKRMYAIMLELTGNNVELLEQNVAHDLAPKKAEDYVLSLVNQLTGTDSSDIAMNTSLFSVGIDSMLAMTLQHNIFQELKVDVPLVKLLDPETTVQSLTSFVEEALKGDRIAKRE